A section of the Macadamia integrifolia cultivar HAES 741 chromosome 9, SCU_Mint_v3, whole genome shotgun sequence genome encodes:
- the LOC122088223 gene encoding subtilisin-like protease SBT4.10 yields MATMRSYSFLITFLFLFSSFLNDFYAATAAEKKVYMVYMGELSKAEDEFNTESVHLGILDQVLDSSSARESLVYSYRKSFNGFAAKLTEKEHKKLRGMEGVVSVFPSKTLQLDTTRSWDFLGLPTTVKRMPTVESDVIIGMIDTGIWPESESFSDNGIRPPPSKWKGICQNFTCNNKIVGARFYNARQIYNEEEEQSPRDFEGHGSHTASTVAGCEVKNTSLYGLAEGTVRGAVPSARIAVYKVCWSFGCADHDILAAFDDAIEDGVDVLSVSLGSPFITSFAEDVVSIGSFHAMKKGILTSASAGNRGPASATITNFAPWVLTVAASTTDRRIISNVTTGNKITMMGHAVNTFPTQEKYHPIISAVKAARNHSTGSARNCLPNSLDKDLVKGKIVYCDTYSSGGGPFVANALGMVVLDDAGYDDTAFSYPLPAAALTIAEGREFEQYMKSTRKPVAKIYKSQAIHDPKAPYVASFSSRGGGSSRFSPNILKPDLSAPGVDILAAWSPKGGVSNYEDDKRSVMYNIISGTSMSCPHATGAAAYVKTFHPSWSPAAIKSALMTTASPMNSSYNEEAELAYGAGHIYPLKAINPGLVYDLQKSEYIQYLCSMGYDPKEIKIITGEDITCAKVKQFESGLNYPSFGAGVDSGASFAHYFPRTVTNVGIPNSTYKATVGKQPLLNITVDPDVLSFKSLNEKQQFTVNVSGEAIDQDVLVVSTWLLWSDGIHNVRSPIVFWVK; encoded by the exons ATGGCTACTATGAGGTCTTATTCATTCCTAATCACTTTTCTGTTTCTCTTCTCAAGCTTTCTCAATGATTTCTATGCTGCTACAGCTGCAGAGAAGAAG GTTTATATGGTATATATGGGTGAATTATCAAAGGCTGAGGATGAGTTCAACACAGAGTCTGTCCATTTGGGCATCTTAGATCAAGTTCTTGACTCAAG CTCAGCAAGAGAATCTTTGGTTTACAGCTACAGAAAGAGTTTTAATGGGTTTGCAGCTAAGCTCACAGAGAAAGAGCACAAGAAGCTCAGAG GCATGGAAGGTGTGGTCTCTGTCTTTCCAAGTAAAACCCTGCAACTTGACACAACAAGGTCATGGGATTTCTTGGGTCTACCAACTACTGTAAAGAGAATGCCTACTGTTGAGAGTGATGTCATTATTGGAATGATTGATACTGGAATCTGGCCTGAATCTGAGAGCTTCAGTGATAATGGGATTAGACCTCCTCCAAGCAAATGGAAGGGTATTTGCCAAAACTTCACCTGTAACAA CAAGATTGTTGGAGCAAGGTTTTACAACGCCagacaaatatataacgaagaGGAAGAACAGTCTCCTCGGGATTTTGAGGGGCATGGAAGTCATACTGCTTCTACAGTAGCAGGTTGTGAAGTTAAAAATACAAGCCTTTATGGTCTTGCTGAAGGGACAGTAAGAGGAGCTGTTCCCTCTGCAAGGATTGCTGTATACAAAGTCTGTTGGAGTTTTGGGTGTGCTGACCATGATATCTTGGCTGCATTTGATGATGCAATTGAAGACGGTGTTGATGTCCTATCGGTTTCTCTTGGGTCTCCATTCATTACAAGTTTCGCAGAAGATGTTGTTTCAATAGGATCATTTCATGCAATGAAGAAAGGGATCCTTACCTCTGCTTCTGCAGGAAACAGAGGACCAGCAAGTGCAACTATTACAAATTTTGCACCTTGGGTGTTAACTGTAGCAGCAAGCACCACTGATCGTCGGATCATAAGCAATGTCACAACAGGAAATAAAATTACTATGATG GGACATGCTGTAAATACTTTCCCAACCCAGGAAAAGTACCACCCCATCATATCTGCAGTTAAAGCTGCAAGAAACCATAGCACTGGATCTGCAAG GAATTGTCTTCCTAACAGTTTGGACAAAGATTTAGTGAAAGGGAAGATTGTCTACTGTGATACATACTCCAGTGGTGGAGGACCATTCGTTGCTAATGCTCTGGGAATGGTGGTTCTAGACGATGCTGGATATGATGATACAGCCTTTTCTTATCCTCTACCAGCAGCGGCTCTTACCATTGCTGAAGGCAGAGAATTTGAGCAATATATGAAGAGTACCAG GAAACCTGTGGCCAAGATCTACAAAAGTCAAGCTATTCATGACCCTAAAGCTCCTTATGTGGCTTCATTTTCTTCAAGAGGAGGGGGATCCAGCAGATTTTCACCAAACATACTCAAG CCAGACTTAAGTGCTCCAGGAGTAGACATCTTAGCTGCATGGTCTCCAAAAGGCGGAGTCTCAAATTATGAAGATGACAAGCGCTCTGTAATGTACAACATTATATCTGGAACATCCATGTCTTGCCCCCATGCAACCGGTGCTGCTGCCTATGTCAAAACATTTCATCCATCATGGTCCCCTGCGGCAATTAAATCTGCTCTAATGACAACAG CTTCTCCCATGAATAGTTCTTACAATGAAGAGGCTGAATTGGCTTATGGTGCTGGTCATATTTATCCATTAAAGGCTATAAATCCTGGTCTTGTGTATGATCTCCAGAAGAGTGAGTACATACAATATTTGTGCAGCATGGGATATGATCCAAAAGAGATTAAAATCATCACCGGAGAAGATATCACTTGTGCTAAGGTTAAACAATTTGAATCTGGTCTTAACTACCCTTCCTTCGGTGCTGGAGTAGATTCTGGAGCATCCTTCGCACATTATTTCCCAAGGACAGTTACAAACGTTGGCATACCTAATTCCACATACAAGGCGACCGTTGGCAAGCAACCACTACTAAACATCACTGTTGATCCTGATGTTTTATCTTTCAAGTCTTTGAATGAGAAGCAGCAGTTCACTGTCAATGTTAGTGGAGAAGCAATTGATCAAGATGTTTTGGTTGTCTCTACTTGGCTATTGTGGTCTGATGGCATACATAATGTAAGAAGTCCCATTGTGTTTTGGGTAAAATGA